The genomic window CACAGAAGTTTTGGGCGTGTGTTTAATTTGCTCCAAGCACTTAGCAGCCGGCTTAGCATGCATGCTAGGAGCTAACAGTCATGGTAACACTGAGTTAGCTGTTTGCAGTGGCCTGAGGACGAAACATATTTCCACTATTTACTTACACATGTAGTTGAGTGTTGCCCTGCCGTTAGTAGGTTGCTGATTTTTAAAGAGATTTAAAGCATGTTGCCGCTGGTTTAAATATGCTTGAGTATAATTAACGTTATTAGTTTTATTTGAAAGTGAAAGAAATCTGCCTgcagtaacgttaacgttaatTACAACTGATTGGTTCCTGTTGACTCTGCGCCATGGTCAGCTATGATAGGTCAAGGTTCACCAGCTGCTCGTCTCATAAACTTGAAATTGGATATGATTTAAATAAACTTTTACCTTTGTCCACATCCTAGGcttaacttttacttttaacttACCCCATTAAACTGTAACAGTATCTTCCATTATACTACACACCACCTAACCACGTTTACCTCTTCAGAAGAAAGTACATTAAAAAATCCCCAAAATAATTAACAGTAGACTCAATGTTGAATCAATATTAGTGCTTTGACAATTGTGGTTCATAGAGAGGAACTTAATAAAAAATCACCTtgataaaacataaacaatGGGGTGaagttttgctgcttttctctcatATATCATTGTAAATCGAATAACACTGGGATTTTTGGCTGTGAGTCGGACAAAACAAGTAATTTAAAGACCTCTCCTAGATTTCCAGAAAACTGATGCAGTCATTCACAATATTTCATAGACTAGACAATAGTATGAATTATTAACTGTTTAATCAGTAAGGTAAATAAGCTATAGTGGCAGCACTAGTATTGTGTAAAATGACTTTTAAGAAGTATACTATAGGCTATATTCTTTATACAAGAATCATACATAGCAAAACCAAGCTGCTGATTttataatatgaaataaagaCAACTTTTACTGTTAACCAGTATGTTAGTACAACTGTTGGAAAAttgctttatttgtttgtaCAATACACAAGCTGCTTAACTTGTCCGAAGTAAAGACAGGTGTGCAAATACTCCCTAGAGCTCATggttatcttaaaaaaaaaaaaagcagccaaTCCTGTCTGTTCTAACTTGCAATTTcacttttttctctgctctgctAATCTCTTTACTACCTCTGCTCTCTCATTTCTTTCTCATCCCATTTACATTCTCTTGCTCCCCTTTCCCTACCTCATGTATCTCTCTTTTCCCACTTCCCTTCCCCTCTCGCAATTCAGTTCCTCATCATCCTCGGCAGTGTTAAACCTCAGACTAAAGATGGTGGACTCCCAGTACTACCTTCCAAATGACATCGGTGTCTCTGCTCTCGACTGTGGCGAGGCCTTCCGTTTGCTTTCACCTCAGGAGAAGATGTACGCCCACTACATGTCACGAGCCGCTTGGTATGTTACTCATCTCAGCATGCAGCAAGTTCAGTATTAAAATCAAGAAATAAGAAATTTCTCACCTCAATGAAAACTTGAAACTTATGTTGATGGAGGAACTGAAACCCTGCTGAccaaaaaaacatctgctgttTTAGGTATGGTGGTCTGGCAGTGCTGCTGCAGACGTCCCCAGAGTCAGCAAACATCTTTGTCTTGCTGCAGAGAATCTTCAAGAAGCAGACGCCTGCACAGCTGGAGCAGGTCGCCACAGCAGCTGGACTCAGCTCTGAGGAATACCAGGTACACAGTTGGCTGTTTTTGGTGCTGTCCTGACACGCCCttttacacacattcacaactGTAAACACATGTTAAGATGTTTATTATGCTATACACAGAATGAAAAccttttttgttgtatttcttgTGCTTGATATTTAGGCATTCTTGGTGTATGCAGCTGGTCTGTATGCCAACATGGGAAACTACAAGTCTTTTGGAGACACCAAGTTCATCCCAAATCTACCCAAGGTAAAAATTCAGTTCAGCTGCTTTGTAAACAGTCACTTACAGGGGGGTGGAGACAACAAGATGAACACCTGTATCATGTAATGCAATCCAATACAATAGCGCCTTAAAATATGGACTCAAGAAGTTGAATCAACAGTTGTCAGACTGTGACATACTTCGAGCTGTCTGCATCTGTTAAATGTCCACACAGGACAAGCTAGAAGCTCTGGTGAAGGCCAGCCAGGCGTTTCAGGAGCAGCCCGCTGAGATGGAGGCTCTGTGGGACAGCTGCTCGTGTCCCCTGTACTCCctggaagacagacagaaacagctgGGGCTGGGAGACAAGGTGGGATCTTGTATCATTTAATGCAGAGTTCAGGCAAACAGTTTTGTCTGGTAATGTTTAATTAAACATCCATCATGTTGTCAGGAGTGGATAGATTTGATAAATGTAAAAGGAGATTTCTCATTCTGCATCTTAAGCACTATTAGGAAGTCAAATATTCTGCAGTGTGGTGTCTTTAGATTGGCTGCAAACAACGCCATTTGCCATTTTAGGAAGCCACTGAACCCCAAACTTCCAGTGGGTTCTTCAGTCAACATTTGTCACTGTAAGCCTCATAAGAAAATCCATGGCTCATAAAGCAATTCTGCTTTCCTTTTCTTCAGGGCATTACCACCTACTTCTCAGGAAACTGCTGCCTGGAGGATGCTGAGCTGGCTCAGAAGTTCCTTGACTCAAAAGTAAGTAATATTCTTATATCCGTTGTCATCTCCCCAGTCTCTTGTAATACCCTgtactttcttttcttctgtacTCCATTCTGACACCTCCATTCTTTTCCTTGTGTCACtcaatttacttttttcttaATCCTCTTTCACCTCTGACCTCCATTTTGACAGTTcatcctgtctctctgtctttgctcACTCCTTAATGTATCTTTCAGTCTGATTCGGCTTATTCTTAGCTGTGTTCTTGTGGTTTTATCTCCAGAAACTCTCAGCTTACAACACCCGACTGTTTAAGAGGGAAAATGGAGGTAAAGCCTGCTATGAGGTGCGCCTGGCTTCAGCTGTGCAGAAAGGTCAGAGCTACAGTCTTACACGAGAACCTAAATAAGATTTATACACATTCGCAACATTCGTCAAGCATACAGCACTTGTAACAGATTTGGCATAGAGAATGTGATACATATCACATGTTCATATAGACTTCAAGTTATGCTACAGACATTCTAGCTTGTGAGCTCAAACACATTATGATTGCCAGCAAGTTGATATGAAGAGATTTCTTTTGTGTAACTAATGTTGTTAATGATGCTACACAGGCATTTAAAGCAAAGAAATGTACACTACTGTTTCACAGACTGCGCAGTGGAGGGGGAATGCGAGTCATGCTGCGGCAGCTTCAACTTTGAAGACAAAGAGTTCACTGTGAAGAGGGGAGACTATGCTCCTGTCATGGAGAAGGTCGCTTATTACCTTAAGAAAGCACAGGTGAGAGCGAGGGATACGAAGTGGGTTATAGTCAGTGTTCAGACGGTATTGTTTCAGCTGTTTGGAACCACAATCAGAACAAAATCATTAAATATCAAGTTGATTGAGCAATACAAAGTTATTAATATTGCTGTTAAACATGGAGAACTGCTTTTGTTAAATTGTTGGAGTTGATAGAACAAGTTCAGTGCCCATTCAGTTGTGCCTGTGCAGAAGAGGCCGATAGCTTGGCCTCCAGTATTGCTGCTTCTATCTTTCTTGAGAACCGCTCATCCAAACATTTTCACACTTGACACTGATAGTGTTTATGCCCTGAGCAACACACCTGCCATAATGTATTTGCTTTCCCTATCAATGCTAGATTTGCTAACAACTTGCTATTTTGAGCAAGGGTAATTCCTGTAACAAAAATGCTGATTCCAAAAGTTAAGTTTCCGTTTTTGCACAAGAGAAGCAGAtgtttgtgagtgtgagtgaaAACACACTTTTAGACCCAGCACAATAAACGGTTAAGTTTCACTCTCATTGTGCTagatgctctgctgctccatctgtgcccagagtacacTCTGCGCTCCAACAGCACTCCTAATGaacggtccagctccaaaaatagaaatttCACAATGTGGCGCtagatgttttatttgtgacgggccaccacaaataaatgaaagtgGTTTGCTATAATGTACCATCTCCAGTCTCTCTTATTTTCATCTGCTGTTGGATATACTAAAGCAAGCAACAGAGTGCAAGCTTTGGCAGTTAAACAGTTAATGGGGGTCCATAGTCAATCCACTACACAGTGTGTACATAACACACTACTGATAAATATGTCCCATAGATCTCAAGAGCTTGCACTTGACGTTACACTTCCTCTGCAATATACCAGCCAAGTGTGAATTTGATCAGATGAATGGTTGTCAGACAAATTGGAAGACAAACAGAGACTCCCTCCATTTTAGTTAGATATCAGCAGCCACACTACTGAGAGTAAAAGAACCAGGAGGACTAGAATGACAAGCAATATCAAAATTGCAtcttaaaataaaagcactgagCTTTGGCAAATATAACACAAAGAGGAGGTAAGAATGCACAGATAGATAGTTCCCTTTAGTTGTGTAAAAGTAATTGAATGAGTTGATAACCTAAAAATAATCCTCCTGCCCAACTCCACTCTTatacttcttcttctgttgtcaAATAATGAACACAGGCCTATGCTGCCAATGAgaaccagaaaaagatgctcGAGGAGTACATCCGCAGCTTCACCTTTGGCTCAATTGAGGCCCATAAAGAGGGCTCACGCTACTGGATCAAAGACAAGGGACCAATTGTTGAGAGGTGAGCCCACCGAATATCAAATCATGGTAACCTTGAATGTTATCTGATATATGAAAGACACAGAACAAATGTGTAGCTGTGGTCATGCTACTCTTGTGTaataatctctctctctctgttccttCACTCCTTGTCTCAGTTATATAGGTTTCATAGAGAGCTACAGAGACCCATTTGGCTCCAGAGGAGAGTTTGAAGGTAACTAACATGGTGATTTAAGAACAATGATATCAACATGTTTATTGGTATACAAGAAGGCAgcctgtgtgtgaatgagtgtgtgtgtgtgtgtgtgttaaaatatCTGGCATAATAGTAGGGTTTATATTGCTGTCCTTTCTTCAGGATAAGTCAGACATTGTTTTCTATCACTTCCTAACTCCGGGGTTGTGACGTCACTTTTAGGTTTCATTGCGGTTGTGAACAAGGCCATGAGTAAGCGCTTTGCCAAACTGGTGAGCTCTGCAGAAGTCTTGCTCCCTGAGCTGCCCTGGCCGAGGGAGTTTGAGAAGGACACTTTCCTCAAACCCGACTTCACCTCGCTGGATGTTCTCACCTTCGCTGGCAGTGGAATTCCAGCTGGCATCAACATCCCCAACTGTATGTACGCCACTGGGAGATGGTTTTAAACTACACGCTACTGTGTCACATAACTTCGTTCACTTGGTTTAAGTTTGAAATGCTTTTGTCTGGCACACAGTGTTATACttaaaaacagtgtttgtgtgtttttgtgtgtagaTGATGACATCAGACAGTCGGAGGGCTTTAAAAACGTGTCACTAGGCAACGTGCTGGCTGTAGCTTATGCTACGCAAAAAGAGAAGCTCACCttcctggaggaggaggacaaggtAACTCATGCAGCGTCCTGATTCtctcacacatcagatcttctctctcacacactcccaTAATTATACATCCTcttgtctgtgcatgtgtgtgcacactaGGACTTGTTTATCAAGTGGAAGGGCCCATCATTTGAGGTACAGGTTGGACTACATGAGCTGCTGGGCCATGGGAGCGGCAAGCTGTTTGTCCAGGTCAGTTTAATATAAAGTCACTGACATTGGATTAAAGAGTAATCAGTGAGgaaataaaatctgattttgGGTTTGTTTTGCTCCATCTCTTCCCACAGGATGACAACGGCAAGTTCAACTTTGACCAGAGTAAAGTAACCAACCCAGAGACTGGCGAACCTgtgagtctgtttgtgtgtaccCCTTTTGTTAACTCTGACAAAAATAGTAACTAATTATGcgagtgtgtatttttgtttttttaggtgtCCAGTTGGTATCGGGGCAGCGAGACATGGGACAGTAAATTCTCCACCATTGCTTCCTCTTACGAAGAATGCCGCGCTGAGTGTGTGGGACTCTATCTGTGTCTCAACAAGGAAGTGCTCAGGTATGTCATCTTTTGCTCATTGTTTATTGCTTTTCATTAGATATATGCATGTTACACATATCCATGTAACCCCTGATCCTCCTCCATGGTTTGATGTTGGAGTTGGAATTGACTTTTGACTGTCAAAAGCAAGCGAAACAAAGACTGGTCACGTTAGTTGTAGCGTCCAAATCCTGTAAATCCCCAGAATGCTCTGGCAAGAGAACATTTAGTGAATATGGGTCACAAGCAGgagacataaaaaaatcaggagGTGTATTTAAGTGTGTCAGTTGTTTACCCAAGGAGAGTGCATATTATCAGTTTGTTTGGGAGCCTTTAAGAGCTGTTTGGATCAATACCTCTGGTTTGCTCTGTGCAGGGGATGCTATGTTATTATTCATGTCACAAACAGTCTCACACTTTATTGATGACCTTTTGGGGGAAAATAATTAATCCCATCATGTTATTTAGGCTGTTCTAAAGAAAATAACTGGAATGGTGTAGTTATTATTTCTGGTATAGCCCAGTGTAGCTGATGGCTATGTGGGCGGCTAGCATGCTAACTGTGGAGTAACTTTGTTTCAGTATTTTTGGCCACGAGGGCCAGGATGCGGAGGACGTGGTGTATGTCAACTGGCTGAGCATGGTCAGAGCTGGACTGCTGGGCCTGGAGTTCTACACACCTGAGAGCAAGAGCTGGAGACAggtaatctgtctgtctgcctacAAGTTACTTTTTTCCCATAACATGCCGTCTCTCCCACTCTTTACATTTTACTTTCTTTAATATAGAACTGGAGAGATACGTATTTTTAAGCGAACAGTGTTTATGAGACAAGTCAGCATACCGACTATTAGGCATGTGTTTCTTACGACCTGTCTGGCTCAGTTTTCTAGTTTTATAGTACAGCTTAcactcagtctgtctctgtttatACGAGTGTCAGGAGAtgtatacagtgtgtgtcatataaatgtgtgtgtgtgtgtctgtgtgtccgtaGGCACACATGCAGGCTCGTTTTGTGATCCTGCGTGTTCTGCTGGAGGCCGGGGAGGGCCTGGTGGGCCTGGAGGAAGTGACGGGACAGGACGGCAAGCCTGACGCTCGAATCACACTGGACAGAAGCAAGATCCACACTGTGGGCAAGAATGCCATCCACAGGTTCCTCCGTAAACTGCAGGTAACCTaatttcacacagacagcaggtcTTAAATGACAAATTAAACATAATGAAGAAAATGCAATGAATCCTGAAAAGACTTAGAGTTGTGTGCATATGCGTCTACATGTGCAAACCAAATGTGGGTGCATTAAAATAACTATTTTATAGTACCATTAGTGGTCAAAAACCTCACAGATGCCTCCTTTGAATTGTCTATAAATCAGTCTAAAGGAAATTAATCTGCAAAAATTAGGATTATTGAGTAATTGATTAACTTTCAAAGCAAAAATTCTAAGAGACATCGCTAGTTCTGGCTTtgcaaatgtgaatatttgctggttttatttgtcttctATTATAGTAAACTCAGTGTATTTGggttttggattgttggtcagacaaaacaaataatTGCCTCCAAGAGCAAAGAACGACAAATTACCGAGTGCTCACAGGTGAGAGGTAGTGGACTCCAGATGAGTGCCAGGTGCTCTTGAAGTTGAAAATAGTCAattatagaaaaacaaaaaagcacaaaGCTTGCTTCAGGCACACCGACAGAGCCAAGGATATTATAAAATGCCTTTATTAATTAGGGCATGTCAATATAAAATAACTACGAAACGCCGACCGGTTTCGACCACACAGGGTCTTCGTCAGGGCGTGAAAGAGACAAACCTAATAATTGCCTCCGCCacggaggttatgttttcgctggtatttgtctgtttgtctgcaaaataactcgattgtcaacctttcctgaaaatttcatcaaaatccgtttaGAACTTTTCAAGTTATTTtggagacaaacagaccaacgctggcaaaaacataacctccttggtggaggtaataattgTTAGCAGCAGCTTTTATTACAATAAATgaagtaataataaataaaattaagctACAGAATAAAAAATCCAACCAACTAGGTTTTCAGGTTGCGATATTGTCTTAAATGTTTGCTTAAATTTTATTTAGACactttatttgttaaaaatgttttttaatatgTCGTGCGACTCTAGTATGGCAATGCTACATGGTAATCATATTGGGTATGATTGTTAGTCTTCACTGTATTACCCAATAACCTGGGAGCTTTCCTGTCTACTAGTACTACTCAtctccttttattttatttgtactaACATGATATAAAGGAATTATGACCCCTTGATGGTTGTGTACTGCTGTGTACTGCAGTTCTGTTTGCCTGTCCCTTAACAAATGATCATGCTTAATTTTACTCAACCTGTTGCTAACCTGATTTTGCCGTTCTGTAGGTCTTAAAGGCCACAGCAGATGTGGAAGGAGGCAGGGCTCTTTATGACACTTACTCCACTGTCAGCGACAGCGGTGCTCACAACTTCTTGCGTCTCCGGGAGACGGTGCTGCTGAGGAAGGAAGCTCGTAAGATGTTTGTCCAGGCCAACACCAGGGTCAATGGTATGTACCTGAATCTGTGCTTGTCATGGGGGTTCACCCATGTTTATTAACACAGATGCAGACCTCTCACATCTGTCTTTATTCTGCCGTTGATTTCACTGCATTGCAACATTACTGTCACTTGTTAATATAATGGAAATATATTTGTCCTGATTCTTTCCCATGAACAGAACGGTTAAGTGCAGCACACACCGCCACCATATGCCGCACGTCAAAACGCCCacttccattatattctatgaacaaacCCACACCCTCGCTGGCCGCCGCGCCGCACcactctgcttcagcccactgctctatttccagcgcggccgctgctgcgagaaaagccttttatgtatgtCTCGGCCGCCATAGTATCAACTCCAGCTTTCAAAGGGGTATCTGGATGCTGAACGttattaagtttttcaaatttttaataagacaattttgataagaaactcacccgtgaaatctAAGTAGTTTTTCCTCTActtcttctgttactagcagttgacaaccgttggcaactagtgtaggtacagcaacctagcgggctggggtggaAAATACTCTTTAGTGTCGACGGTGGcgctgcgcgccgctgccagtgtgtgttggggggcggcacttgacggccacagcgccgcaccggcagcagtgtgtgttgcacttaatgTGACCGGACCTTTTAGAGTGTGGCTGTTCCAAACAGCTGTGAAAACTTGGTTAATCTTTTTTTAGTCTTAAGTATCATTTCGAGTGgcatttaaaaaagtcttaaatctaacttgtcTGCAGGAGCCCAGCCTGATAATTAGCTGTTaaaaaatcacaacaataaaaagCATTCAAAAGACATTGAACATAGCATTGAAACATTTTACTGAAATGTTTTGTAGTTG from Epinephelus lanceolatus isolate andai-2023 chromosome 11, ASM4190304v1, whole genome shotgun sequence includes these protein-coding regions:
- the dpp3 gene encoding dipeptidyl peptidase 3 isoform X2; translated protein: MVDSQYYLPNDIGVSALDCGEAFRLLSPQEKMYAHYMSRAAWYGGLAVLLQTSPESANIFVLLQRIFKKQTPAQLEQVATAAGLSSEEYQAFLVYAAGLYANMGNYKSFGDTKFIPNLPKDKLEALVKASQAFQEQPAEMEALWDSCSCPLYSLEDRQKQLGLGDKGITTYFSGNCCLEDAELAQKFLDSKKLSAYNTRLFKRENGGKACYEVRLASAVQKDCAVEGECESCCGSFNFEDKEFTVKRGDYAPVMEKVAYYLKKAQAYAANENQKKMLEEYIRSFTFGSIEAHKEGSRYWIKDKGPIVESYIGFIESYRDPFGSRGEFEGFIAVVNKAMSKRFAKLVSSAEVLLPELPWPREFEKDTFLKPDFTSLDVLTFAGSGIPAGINIPNYDDIRQSEGFKNVSLGNVLAVAYATQKEKLTFLEEEDKDLFIKWKGPSFEVQVGLHELLGHGSGKLFVQDDNGKFNFDQSKVTNPETGEPVSSWYRGSETWDSKFSTIASSYEECRAECVGLYLCLNKEVLSIFGHEGQDAEDVVYVNWLSMVRAGLLGLEFYTPESKSWRQAHMQARFVILRVLLEAGEGLVGLEEVTGQDGKPDARITLDRSKIHTVGKNAIHRFLRKLQVLKATADVEGGRALYDTYSTVSDSGAHNFLRLRETVLLRKEARKMFVQANTRVNGDSVELIEYEGSAAGLIRSFTERFQDDAEQLEANLLELNKRDSPCWC
- the dpp3 gene encoding dipeptidyl peptidase 3 isoform X1 yields the protein MMLRCLRLWKRNPTRMGFEPTRAEHNGLAVHRLNHSATSSCVPTRLRYCSSSSSAVLNLRLKMVDSQYYLPNDIGVSALDCGEAFRLLSPQEKMYAHYMSRAAWYGGLAVLLQTSPESANIFVLLQRIFKKQTPAQLEQVATAAGLSSEEYQAFLVYAAGLYANMGNYKSFGDTKFIPNLPKDKLEALVKASQAFQEQPAEMEALWDSCSCPLYSLEDRQKQLGLGDKGITTYFSGNCCLEDAELAQKFLDSKKLSAYNTRLFKRENGGKACYEVRLASAVQKDCAVEGECESCCGSFNFEDKEFTVKRGDYAPVMEKVAYYLKKAQAYAANENQKKMLEEYIRSFTFGSIEAHKEGSRYWIKDKGPIVESYIGFIESYRDPFGSRGEFEGFIAVVNKAMSKRFAKLVSSAEVLLPELPWPREFEKDTFLKPDFTSLDVLTFAGSGIPAGINIPNYDDIRQSEGFKNVSLGNVLAVAYATQKEKLTFLEEEDKDLFIKWKGPSFEVQVGLHELLGHGSGKLFVQDDNGKFNFDQSKVTNPETGEPVSSWYRGSETWDSKFSTIASSYEECRAECVGLYLCLNKEVLSIFGHEGQDAEDVVYVNWLSMVRAGLLGLEFYTPESKSWRQAHMQARFVILRVLLEAGEGLVGLEEVTGQDGKPDARITLDRSKIHTVGKNAIHRFLRKLQVLKATADVEGGRALYDTYSTVSDSGAHNFLRLRETVLLRKEARKMFVQANTRVNGDSVELIEYEGSAAGLIRSFTERFQDDAEQLEANLLELNKRDSPCWC